A genomic region of Papaver somniferum cultivar HN1 chromosome 7, ASM357369v1, whole genome shotgun sequence contains the following coding sequences:
- the LOC113295946 gene encoding uncharacterized protein LOC113295946 → MVWVHFPDLSLEYWDEETLFKLSRALGTPVKVDDATLNYQSGYYARVSVEIDLAKTIPNNLWIITKYGCFSQSVVLTNLPKFCWKCKIVGHQHSDCRAKTQPEKPIEQVPSTRKQQEVPQTPKVVMEPFDIAPTPEKDDSAINEVELSPSKILKVVQDNALDNSVVKYVNSIDGTVSSERIPFTSWSRVVQRPSIPKSPTINNEEASKEGMAIHNSVNHNKGNIWVFWNKDLHTPSVVFMSSQMITISIGDVLISGIHAHVG, encoded by the exons ATGGTGTGGGTTCATTTCCCAGATTTAAGCTTAGAATATTGGGATGAAGAAACCTTATTCAAATTAAGCAGAGCTCTTGGAACTCCAGTTAAGGTGGATGATGCTACCTTAAACTATCAAAGTGGGTACTATGCAAGAGTTTCAGTAGAAATTGATTTGGCAAAAACAATACCAAATAACCTATGGATCATTACCAAGTATGGATGTTTCTCTCAAAGTGTTGTTCTAACTAATCTGCCTAAATTTTGTTGGAAGTGCAAAATAGTGGGTCATCAACATTCTGATTGTAGAGCTAAAACTCAGCCAGAGAAGCCTATTGAGCAAGTCCCTTCTACTAGGAAGCAACAAGAAGTTCCTCAAACTCCTAAAGTGGTTATGGAACCATTTGATATAGCTCCAACTCCAGAGAAG GATGATTCTGCTATCAATGAAGTGGAATTAAGTCCTTCTAAAATTCTTAAAGTAGTACAAGATAATGCATTAGATAACAGTGTGGTTAAGTATGTTAATAGTATTGATGGCACTGTATCATCAGAAAGAATACCATTTACTTCTTGGTCAAGAGTAGTTCAAAGACCTTCAATTCCAAAATCTCCCACAATCAATAATGAGGAAGCTTCAAAGGAG GGTATGGCAATTCATAATTCAGTCAATCATAATAAGGGAAACATTTGGGTATTTTGGAATAAAGATCTTCATACACCTTCAGTAGTTTTTATGTCTAGTCAAATGATCACTATTAGTATTGGAGATGTGCTTATTTCTGGTATTCATGCACATGTGGGGTGA
- the LOC113299572 gene encoding serine/threonine-protein kinase/endoribonuclease IRE1a-like, producing MKPYYLNLLFIFTILFACFALIFARSIVKVDPSKPQGSDPNADTLQPFPSGPVRTLKNAILGDTVFIAHPDGSLYNVEPHSGDVRWVFSSGEPLWSSYQAFLNSSRLDGIANSRSNYEYIDIEDDATYVVKGPDGKVKLKLADTAEQLQEIVKSRPNILAQQIILVSTRMEVYILNANSGRRVSVHTLAASMKEEGNANHGGLVEPNAVEIDGEICVIRNTYCFQSISGSGEPKWNLNYSEYRIAEHSQGLDGIIIQNSLPTRDGLGLEYKHSTLVPFLVTSMKVPISYDLSEAKEQHPKAQESMPAQLLGPNPDVKVHSEDKNPLYGNWWLTTILGSVGVVVILSLHRLSPTRFLRQVKLTTQSNDSKVAVSKKKKSRRLGNSKNNTNFGKSKNIISQEGENANGLKLDKNDIELTNDGLIGRKIGRLFVSNIEIARGSNGTVVLEGNYEGRPVAIKRLVKAHHDVASKEIQNLIASDRHQNIVRWYGVEYDSDFVYLSLERCMCNLNDLIQVCSASSLSSVTIKDQTENPTNEYNVRIDALQAIDKDIELWKANGYPSPELLKMMRDVVSGLAHLHDLGIIHRDLKPQNVLILKQRSLCAKLSDMGISKRLNGDMSSLGHHATGSGSSGWQAPEQLLHGRQTRAVDLFSLGCVLFFCITGGKHPFGDRLERDINIVRNRVDLFMVEHIPEAVDLLSRLLDSDPEARTKALDVLNHPFFWNSETRLAFLRDTSDRVELEDREVESDLLNALEAVAPVALGGKWDEKMESDFISNIGRYRRYKYDSTRDLLRVIRNKLNHFRELPQDIQELLGPVPEGFDGYFATRFPKFLMEVYKVMYRYCREEECFSKYFKSNLV from the exons ATGAAACCCTATTACTTAAATTTGTTATTCATTTTTACAATTCTTTTTGCTTGTTTTGCCCTGATTTTTGCCAGATCTATAGTTAAGGTTGATCCCTCAAAGCCTCAGGGTTCCGATCCTAATGCAGACACTTTGCAGCCTTTTCCATCAGGCCCAGTCAGAACCTTGAAAAACGC GATACTAGGAGATACAGTTTTCATAGCGCACCCAGATGGTTCATTATATAATGTGGAACCACATTCTGGGGATGTTAGGTGGGTGTTCTCATCAGGAGAACCCCTTTGGTCCTCATATCAAGCCTTTCTAAATTCCTCGCGTCTGGATGGGATAGCAAATTCTCGTTCGAACTACGAATACATAGATATTGAAGATGATGCAACGTATGTCGTGAAAGGACCAGACGGTAAAGTAAAACTT AAACTCGCAGACACAGCTGAGCAACTTCAGGAAATAGTCAAATCCAGACCTAATATTCTTGCCCAGCAAATTATCCTCGTTAGCACGAGAATGGAAGTATATATCTTGAATGCCAATTCTGGGAGGCGTGTTTCTGTGCATACTCTAGCTGCCAGCATGAAAGAGGAGGGTAATGCAAATCATGGGGGCTTGGTCGAACCCAATGCCGTGGAGATAGATGGAGAGATCTGTGTCATAAGGAATACCTATTGCTTTCAGTCAATCTCGGGCTCAGGTGAACCTAAATGGAATCTTAATTATTCTGAATATAGAATTGCCGAACATTCACAAGGACTTgatggtattattattcaaaattcGTTGCCTACAAGGGATGGGCTAGGTTTGGAATATAAACACAGTACCTTGGTACCGTTTCTTGTAACATCTATGAAGGTTCCTATTAGTTATGATCTTAGTGAAGCAAAAGAACAACATCCGAAAGCACAGGAGTCTATGCCTGCGCAACTACTTGGTCCAAACCCTGATGTGAAAGTTCATAGTGAAGATAAGAATCCTCTTTATGGTAACTGGTGGTTGACTACTATCTTAGGATCTGTTGGCGTTGTAGTTATTCTCTCGCTTCATCGACTGTCACCTACGAGGTTTCTGAGACAGGTCAAGTTAACCACGCAGTCGAATGATTCAAAAGTTGCagtttcaaaaaagaagaaatctCGAAGACTTGGGAACAGTAAGAACAACACCAACTTCGGAAAGAGTAAGAATATTATCTCTCAGGAGGGAGAAAATGCTAATGGACTTAAGCTTGATAAAAATGATATTGAACTCACAAATGACGGATTAATTGGGCGCAAGATTGGTAGATTGTTTGTGTCTAACATAGAAATTGCTAGGGGTAGCAACGGTACGGTTGTGCTTGAAGGAAATTACGAGGGCCGTCCAGTCGCTATCAAACGTCTTGTTAAGGCTCATCATGATGTTGCTTCCAAAGAGATTCAGAACCTAATTGCATCTGATCGACATCAAAATATTGTCCGTTGGTATGGAGTGGAATATGATTCGGATTTTGTTTATCTTTCGTTGGAGCGCTGTATGTGTAACTTGAATGATTTGATTCAAGTATGCTCTGCTTCTTCCTTAAGTTCAGTGACTATCAAGGACCAGACTGAGAACCCAACAAATGAGTACAATGTTCGGATAGATGCGTTGCAAGCCATCGACAAGGATATTGAATTATGGAAAGCAAATGGCTATCCATCACCCGAGTTGTTAAAAATGATGAG GGATGTGGTATCTGGCCTCGCGCATTTGCATGATTTGGGAATCATACATCGGGACCTAAAGCCTCAAAATGTTTTGATACTTAAGCAGAGATCCTTATGTGCAAAACTTTCAGATATGGGTATAAGCAAGCGCCTTAATGGTGATATGTCTTCCTTGGGTCATCATGCAACAG GTTCTGGTAGTTCTGGTTGGCAAGCACCTGAACAACTCCTTCATGGGCGACAAACACGTGCTGTTGATTTATTCAGTTTAGGCTGTGTTCTCTTTTTCTGCATTACTGGAGGTaaacatccatttggtgatcGGCTTGAACGTGATATAAACATTGTCAGAAACCGTGTGGACCTGTTTATGGTGGAGCACATACCAGAAGCTGTCGATCTTCTCTCTCGTCTATTAGATTCTGACCCAGAAGCGAG GACAAAGGCATTGGATGTACTGAACCATCCTTTCTTCTGGAATTCTGAGACACGCCTTGCATTCCTTCGAGACACTAGTGATAGGGTAGAATTAGAGGATAGGGAGGTTGAATCTGACCTCTTGAATGCACTAGAAGCAGTTGCGCCAGTGGCTTTGGGCGGGAAGTGGGACGAAAAAATGGAATCGGACTTCATCTCCAACATTGGCCGTTACAGGCGATATAAGTATGATAGCACCCGTGATTTATTGCGGGTCATACGAAACAAGTtgaatcatttcagagaacttcCGCAAGACATCCAG GAACTTCTTGGTCCAGTTCCTGAAGGATTTGATGGTTATTTTGCAACTCGATTTCCCAAGTTCTTAATGGAAGTTTACAAAGTCATGTACAGATACTGCAGGGAAGAGGAATGCTTTTCGAAGTACTTTAAAAGTAATCTTGTCTAA